A region of Phycisphaerae bacterium DNA encodes the following proteins:
- a CDS encoding GNAT family N-acetyltransferase: protein MRLRKATPDDAQPVALLWHELIRTHLDYDPHFEVKADAAGGFADHIRQAANETTTLLGVAEDNSRLVGFIHASILKRPPCFTVSHQGQVWDLLVRPECRRQGVGRGLVQMALRFFRDNGVEFADVRVASQNAPAIAFWNSMGMQPYITVGKLKP, encoded by the coding sequence ATGAGGCTTCGCAAGGCAACACCTGACGACGCCCAGCCCGTGGCCCTGCTCTGGCACGAGTTGATCCGGACCCATCTGGATTACGATCCCCATTTCGAAGTCAAAGCGGACGCCGCCGGCGGCTTTGCCGACCACATCAGACAAGCAGCCAACGAGACCACAACCCTCCTCGGCGTCGCCGAAGACAACAGCCGCCTCGTCGGCTTCATCCACGCCTCCATCCTGAAACGCCCGCCGTGCTTCACCGTCTCTCACCAGGGGCAGGTCTGGGATCTTCTTGTCCGGCCTGAATGCCGGCGGCAGGGCGTCGGCAGGGGATTGGTCCAAATGGCGCTGCGGTTCTTTCGGGACAACGGCGTCGAATTCGCGGATGTCCGCGTCGCATCACAGAACGCCCCCGCCATCGCCTTCTGGAACAGCATGGGCATGCAGCCATACATCACCGTGGGCAAACTAAAACCCTAA
- a CDS encoding phosphomannomutase/phosphoglucomutase, which yields MDAIFKAYDVRGVYPDQLNEEIAWCIGYATAQFLRGQLSGIDRTDPQLNSLAIGSDMRKSSPSLCQAFVEGALGGGMNVVDVGMIDTSQIYFAVNHLKSGGGVQTTASHNPAQYNGFKITGPGGKPIGQDTGLMEIKRIALAVPPRSATAQGTLTRRDLAPEYKAFVRSFLRGPGRKLKVAIDASNGMAGKMWPIVFGDLADLETVELNFEHKGEFAHDPNPLVAANLRQLQAAVRKHGCNLGICFDGDSDRSMIVDEKGQIVPCDLLTALLAKAFLRWTPGSTVVYDLRSSRVVKEEIEKSGGVPRRERVGHSFMKRAMAESNAVFGGELSGHFYFKDNWYCDSGYLAVVALLNVIEQEGGKPVSKLVAPLRRYAQSGELNFTTDDKDARIKALGEQFSDGQVDYLDGITVQYADWWFNVRKSNTEPLLRLNMEAKDKGLLTAKLAEVAPMLGEPEEH from the coding sequence ATGGACGCGATATTCAAGGCTTATGACGTTCGCGGCGTGTATCCGGATCAGTTGAACGAGGAGATAGCGTGGTGCATCGGGTATGCGACGGCGCAGTTTTTGCGGGGTCAGCTATCGGGGATCGACCGGACGGACCCGCAGCTTAACAGCCTGGCGATCGGCTCGGACATGCGCAAGAGCAGCCCATCGCTGTGCCAGGCGTTTGTGGAGGGGGCGTTGGGCGGCGGGATGAACGTGGTGGACGTTGGGATGATCGACACGTCGCAGATCTACTTCGCGGTCAACCACCTCAAGAGCGGCGGCGGCGTTCAGACGACGGCGAGCCACAATCCGGCGCAGTACAACGGCTTTAAGATCACCGGTCCGGGCGGCAAGCCGATCGGTCAGGACACGGGTCTGATGGAGATCAAGCGGATCGCGCTGGCGGTGCCGCCGCGGTCGGCGACGGCGCAGGGGACCTTGACGCGGCGGGATCTGGCGCCGGAGTACAAGGCGTTCGTGCGGAGTTTTTTGCGTGGTCCGGGTCGGAAGCTGAAGGTGGCGATCGACGCGTCAAACGGGATGGCGGGCAAGATGTGGCCGATCGTGTTCGGCGACCTGGCCGACCTGGAGACGGTGGAGTTGAATTTCGAGCACAAGGGCGAGTTTGCGCACGATCCGAACCCGCTGGTGGCGGCGAATTTGCGGCAGCTTCAGGCGGCGGTCAGGAAGCACGGCTGCAATCTGGGGATCTGTTTCGACGGCGATTCGGACCGGTCGATGATCGTGGACGAAAAGGGGCAGATCGTGCCGTGCGATCTGCTGACGGCGCTGCTGGCGAAGGCATTTTTGCGATGGACGCCGGGTTCGACGGTGGTGTACGACCTTCGGAGCAGCCGGGTGGTCAAGGAGGAGATCGAGAAGTCAGGCGGGGTTCCGCGGCGCGAGCGGGTGGGGCATTCGTTCATGAAGCGGGCGATGGCGGAGAGCAACGCGGTGTTCGGCGGGGAGCTGTCGGGGCACTTCTACTTCAAGGACAACTGGTATTGCGATTCGGGATATCTGGCGGTGGTGGCGCTGCTGAACGTGATCGAGCAGGAGGGCGGCAAGCCGGTGTCGAAGCTGGTGGCTCCGCTTCGGCGGTACGCGCAGTCGGGCGAGTTGAATTTTACGACCGACGATAAGGACGCGCGGATCAAGGCGTTGGGCGAGCAGTTCAGCGACGGGCAGGTCGACTATCTGGACGGGATCACGGTGCAGTATGCGGACTGGTGGTTCAACGTCCGCAAGAGCAACACGGAGCCGCTGTTGCGGCTGAACATGGAGGCGAAGGACAAGGGGCTGCTGACCGCGAAGCTGGCGGAGGTGGCGCCGATGCTGGGCGAGCCGGAGGAGCACTGA
- a CDS encoding methyltransferase: MTSRERVRRALRFERPDRVARDLWVLDGAMVHHKAAVEALRERFPGDIAHPPIHQPRLAHQVGHPTEVGTYVDEWGCRFENIQRGVVGEVKEPLVGEWSELGKVKAPMELVGVGLEEVDGFCESTETFVLAGWGTPFERMQYIRGSENLYMDIADPPAEFFELRRMVHEFNLAGQEALCRTKIDGIIFADDWGSQKALLISPARWRELYKPLYRDYAAMAKAAGKFVFMHSDGYIMDIYEDLIEIGVDAINSQLFCMPIEEIGKRFAGRITFWGEIDRQNLMPRGTVGQVREGVRRVWRNLAREGGGVIAQFEYGIDTRPENAVAAFEEWEQAGCGAG; this comes from the coding sequence ATGACGTCTCGAGAGCGGGTGCGGCGGGCGTTGCGGTTTGAGAGGCCGGATCGGGTGGCGCGGGATTTGTGGGTTTTGGATGGGGCGATGGTGCATCACAAGGCGGCGGTGGAGGCGTTGCGGGAGCGGTTCCCAGGGGACATCGCGCATCCGCCGATTCATCAGCCGCGGCTGGCGCATCAGGTGGGTCATCCGACCGAAGTCGGGACGTACGTGGATGAGTGGGGGTGTCGGTTTGAGAACATTCAGCGGGGCGTGGTGGGCGAGGTGAAAGAGCCGCTGGTGGGCGAGTGGAGCGAGTTGGGCAAGGTGAAGGCGCCGATGGAGCTGGTGGGCGTCGGGTTGGAGGAGGTGGACGGGTTCTGCGAGTCGACGGAGACGTTCGTGCTGGCGGGGTGGGGCACTCCCTTTGAGCGGATGCAGTACATTCGCGGTTCGGAGAACCTGTACATGGACATCGCGGATCCGCCGGCGGAGTTTTTCGAGCTGCGGAGGATGGTACACGAATTCAACCTGGCGGGCCAGGAGGCGTTGTGCCGGACGAAGATTGACGGGATCATTTTCGCGGACGATTGGGGGAGTCAGAAGGCGCTGCTGATCAGTCCGGCGCGGTGGCGGGAGTTGTACAAGCCGCTGTACCGGGATTACGCGGCGATGGCCAAGGCGGCTGGGAAGTTCGTGTTCATGCACTCGGACGGGTACATCATGGACATCTACGAGGACCTGATCGAGATCGGGGTGGACGCGATCAACAGCCAGCTTTTCTGCATGCCGATCGAGGAGATCGGGAAGCGTTTCGCGGGTCGGATCACGTTCTGGGGCGAGATTGACCGTCAGAATCTGATGCCGCGCGGGACGGTCGGGCAGGTGCGTGAAGGGGTTCGGCGGGTGTGGCGGAATCTGGCCCGCGAGGGCGGCGGGGTGATCGCGCAGTTCGAGTACGGGATCGACACGCGGCCGGAGAACGCGGTGGCGGCGTTCGAGGAATGGGAGCAGGCGGGTTGCGGGGCGGGTTGA
- a CDS encoding CocE/NonD family hydrolase, whose protein sequence is MNTTSIPMGSSDAVKSEPIYGIRILRDVKVPMRDGVRLSANIFLPETEGRFPVIFERMPYGDSGREPGEFYARRGYAFVIQDCRGRHDSEGEFYPFRDDTPDGLDSLDWICAQPWSNGRVGMFGASYLAGVQWAVAGERHPALQAIVPIVVPCDFWKSGYWRNGAFSLALNSLWTCLEIASRTSDLGMIPCYDLNKFFRHLPLRTLDSHAGRPCEFWQDFLKHSQYDDYWRRMNVIQGRFDQVAVPAYLMCGWYDYYPGEFFDAFLGMRTQARGKAREQSRIIMGPWSHLISLSPKLGEVDFGAHSHLNINSLALRWFDCLLKDMNTGILDEPPIAIFVMGINEWRHENEWPLARTRFTDYYLHSGGAAGCDPDDGYLSVEPPQDEPPDQYTYDPDDPVPTLGGNHSICWQDAFHVIQPGPFDQRSIEQRPDVLTYTTPPMEADTEVTGPIVLHLYAATDACDTDWTAKLVDVHPDGRAINLTEGNVRARFSKSVHEPPELLEPGKVYAYRIEIQPTSNVFLKGHRIRLEISSSNFPLWDRNPNTGHEQGQDAELRVARQTVFHSTEYPSRIVLPLIP, encoded by the coding sequence ATGAATACGACATCGATACCCATGGGCTCTTCGGACGCCGTCAAGTCGGAGCCGATTTATGGCATTCGAATTTTACGCGACGTGAAGGTTCCGATGCGCGATGGGGTGCGGCTTTCGGCTAACATCTTCCTGCCCGAGACCGAGGGGCGGTTCCCCGTTATCTTCGAGCGCATGCCGTATGGCGACAGCGGGCGCGAACCGGGCGAATTCTATGCTCGACGCGGATATGCCTTCGTTATCCAGGACTGCCGCGGACGGCACGACTCGGAAGGCGAATTCTACCCGTTCCGCGACGATACCCCGGACGGTCTGGACAGCCTGGACTGGATCTGTGCGCAGCCGTGGAGCAACGGGCGGGTGGGGATGTTCGGAGCGTCCTATCTTGCGGGAGTGCAGTGGGCGGTTGCGGGGGAGCGGCATCCCGCGCTGCAGGCCATCGTGCCTATCGTGGTTCCGTGCGATTTCTGGAAGAGCGGATATTGGCGCAATGGCGCGTTCAGCCTGGCGCTCAACTCCTTGTGGACCTGCCTGGAGATCGCCAGTCGGACCAGTGATCTGGGCATGATTCCGTGTTACGATCTGAACAAGTTCTTCCGGCATCTGCCGCTGCGCACGCTGGACAGCCATGCCGGCCGACCGTGTGAGTTCTGGCAGGATTTCCTGAAGCACTCACAGTACGATGATTACTGGCGGCGCATGAATGTGATCCAGGGCCGGTTTGACCAGGTCGCGGTTCCGGCTTACCTCATGTGCGGCTGGTACGACTATTACCCCGGCGAGTTTTTTGATGCATTCCTGGGCATGCGGACCCAGGCGCGGGGCAAGGCGCGCGAACAATCGAGGATCATCATGGGCCCGTGGAGCCATTTGATCAGCCTTTCGCCGAAGCTCGGCGAGGTCGATTTTGGGGCGCATTCCCACCTCAATATCAACTCGCTGGCCCTGCGCTGGTTCGATTGCCTTCTGAAGGACATGAACACCGGTATTCTCGACGAACCTCCCATTGCCATTTTCGTGATGGGCATTAACGAATGGCGGCATGAGAACGAGTGGCCGTTGGCGCGGACGCGATTTACGGACTACTACCTGCACAGCGGCGGCGCCGCCGGCTGCGATCCCGATGATGGATACCTCAGCGTGGAGCCACCTCAAGACGAACCGCCGGATCAGTATACATATGATCCGGACGATCCGGTGCCGACTCTGGGCGGAAACCACTCGATCTGCTGGCAAGACGCTTTCCACGTGATTCAACCCGGTCCGTTCGATCAGCGGTCGATCGAGCAACGGCCCGACGTGTTGACCTATACGACGCCACCGATGGAGGCGGACACGGAAGTGACGGGTCCCATCGTTCTGCACCTCTACGCTGCGACCGATGCTTGCGACACCGACTGGACGGCCAAACTGGTCGACGTGCATCCGGACGGTCGGGCCATCAATCTTACCGAAGGCAACGTGCGGGCCCGGTTCAGCAAGTCCGTTCATGAGCCGCCGGAGCTGCTTGAACCGGGCAAGGTGTACGCTTACAGAATCGAGATTCAGCCGACGAGTAACGTGTTTCTGAAGGGGCACCGGATTCGCCTCGAGATATCCAGCAGCAACTTCCCTCTGTGGGATCGCAATCCGAACACGGGCCACGAGCAAGGTCAGGATGCCGAGTTGCGAGTCGCCCGGCAGACCGTCTTTCATAGTACGGAGTATCCATCGCGAATCGTGCTTCCGCTGATTCCTTGA
- a CDS encoding PEP-CTERM sorting domain-containing protein (PEP-CTERM proteins occur, often in large numbers, in the proteomes of bacteria that also encode an exosortase, a predicted intramembrane cysteine proteinase. The presence of a PEP-CTERM domain at a protein's C-terminus predicts cleavage within the sorting domain, followed by covalent anchoring to some some component of the (usually Gram-negative) cell surface. Many PEP-CTERM proteins exhibit an unusual sequence composition that includes large numbers of potential glycosylation sites. Expression of one such protein has been shown restore the ability of a bacterium to form floc, a type of biofilm.): MNRGDRVASVGGKLGGVCRVLLIAAAIVAPAVAQASFYEFTAFDQEGEDMPYPGLYLYMTVEDYGDGLAHFTFYNESAIDCSIARIYFDDGSLLGVDTITNGPGTEFARAYPGPDNLPGGQNLTPPFEASRGFNIGAVNPPPKNGVKNDPFGEWVDIAFTLQNGQTIFDVMDELQNGTLRVGLHVLAFPDGGSESVIDAVNEEIPIPEPSVIALLACGALGMLVRRPRRSA, encoded by the coding sequence ATGAATCGAGGGGATCGGGTCGCATCGGTTGGTGGAAAGTTGGGCGGGGTCTGTCGGGTGCTTCTGATCGCAGCGGCGATTGTTGCCCCAGCCGTCGCCCAGGCGTCTTTCTACGAGTTCACCGCCTTCGACCAGGAGGGTGAGGATATGCCTTACCCGGGGCTGTACCTCTACATGACCGTCGAGGACTACGGCGACGGCTTGGCCCATTTCACCTTCTACAACGAAAGCGCCATCGACTGCTCCATCGCCCGAATCTACTTCGACGACGGTTCGCTGCTGGGCGTCGATACGATCACCAACGGACCGGGCACCGAGTTCGCCCGTGCCTATCCCGGCCCGGATAACCTGCCCGGCGGCCAGAACCTGACCCCGCCGTTCGAGGCTTCTCGCGGGTTCAACATCGGAGCCGTCAACCCGCCGCCGAAAAACGGCGTCAAGAATGACCCCTTCGGCGAGTGGGTCGATATCGCCTTCACGCTGCAGAACGGCCAGACCATCTTCGACGTGATGGATGAACTCCAGAACGGCACGCTGCGGGTCGGCCTGCACGTCCTGGCCTTTCCCGACGGCGGAAGCGAATCCGTCATCGATGCGGTCAACGAAGAAATCCCGATCCCCGAACCTTCGGTGATCGCGCTGCTGGCCTGCGGCGCTCTCGGAATGCTCGTTCGCCGCCCGCGCCGATCCGCCTGA
- a CDS encoding SDR family oxidoreductase: MATGDAFARGKSVLVTGASSGIGYELTRCFARDGYDLVLLARQVEALEKTAEEMHREFEVETRVLARDLSDPAASRQVHDRLAGDGVEIDVLVNNAGLGTYGRFAQTDLEKELAMIQVNVTALTGLSKLFLRDMLGRGRGRILNVGSMAGFQPGPLMAVYYATKAYVLSLTQALANEIAGSGVTVSVLCPGPTETDFTRRAGTGKVAMFQSSRAMDARTVARIGYRGLMRGKTIIIPKGGDRLLIQLERLLPRKTVTEIVRRFQESRS; the protein is encoded by the coding sequence ATGGCGACAGGCGACGCGTTCGCACGGGGCAAGAGCGTTCTGGTGACCGGGGCGTCCAGCGGGATCGGGTACGAACTGACGCGGTGTTTTGCGCGGGACGGGTACGACCTGGTGCTGCTGGCCCGGCAGGTCGAGGCGCTCGAGAAGACGGCAGAGGAGATGCACCGCGAGTTCGAGGTAGAGACGCGGGTTCTCGCCAGGGACCTTTCCGATCCGGCGGCGTCGCGGCAGGTGCATGACCGGCTGGCCGGCGACGGGGTGGAGATTGACGTGCTGGTCAACAACGCCGGGCTCGGGACGTACGGGCGGTTCGCCCAGACCGACCTGGAGAAGGAACTGGCGATGATCCAGGTGAACGTGACGGCGTTGACGGGGTTGAGCAAGTTGTTTCTGCGGGACATGCTGGGGCGCGGGCGCGGGCGGATTCTGAACGTGGGTTCGATGGCGGGTTTTCAGCCGGGGCCGCTGATGGCGGTGTACTATGCGACCAAGGCGTACGTGCTGTCGCTGACGCAGGCGTTGGCCAATGAGATTGCCGGCTCCGGCGTGACGGTGAGCGTGCTGTGTCCGGGTCCGACGGAGACCGACTTTACGCGTCGGGCGGGCACGGGGAAGGTGGCGATGTTTCAATCGTCGCGGGCGATGGACGCGAGGACGGTGGCCCGGATCGGGTATCGCGGGCTGATGCGGGGCAAGACGATCATCATCCCCAAAGGCGGCGACCGGCTGTTGATACAGCTTGAACGCCTGTTGCCGCGCAAGACGGTGACGGAAATCGTGCGCCGGTTTCAGGAGAGCCGGTCGTAG
- a CDS encoding histidine phosphatase family protein, with protein MNLLIVRHAESKGNANGDYSVLSHDSLSPQGHAQASALARCLTSRHFDEILVSPLQRALETIAPYLETTHQRAEIWPEIAEACWQEREPHPSPSWNAQPASVPDRLANLFSYRNNQAVKPVEPESFADGLCRVHTTAQRIKDAAARPNHSILMVTHGLFIRELLNLLFDTRSPIRFPHDNCGMTSVSYNGAWTMDFCNRQTHTI; from the coding sequence ATGAACCTGCTCATCGTCCGACACGCCGAGTCCAAAGGAAACGCCAACGGCGACTACTCCGTCCTCTCCCACGACTCCCTCTCCCCTCAAGGCCACGCTCAGGCTTCTGCTCTTGCCCGCTGCCTGACATCGCGGCACTTCGACGAAATCCTCGTCAGCCCGCTCCAACGCGCCCTCGAAACCATCGCCCCCTATCTCGAAACAACGCATCAACGCGCCGAAATATGGCCCGAAATCGCCGAAGCCTGCTGGCAGGAACGAGAACCCCACCCCAGCCCCTCCTGGAACGCCCAGCCCGCCTCCGTGCCCGACCGCCTCGCCAACCTCTTCTCCTACCGAAACAACCAGGCAGTCAAACCCGTCGAACCCGAATCCTTCGCCGACGGCCTCTGCAGGGTCCACACAACCGCCCAGCGGATCAAAGACGCCGCCGCCAGACCAAACCACTCCATCCTGATGGTCACCCACGGCCTCTTCATCAGAGAACTCCTCAACCTCCTTTTCGATACCCGCAGCCCAATCCGATTCCCCCACGACAACTGCGGCATGACGTCCGTCAGCTACAACGGCGCGTGGACGATGGATTTCTGCAACCGCCAAACCCACACAATCTGA
- a CDS encoding DUF4037 domain-containing protein produces the protein MKGLELSERYFLDCGLPILQTHFPHLVDRMAAGLISCGSEVAGFDDEISRDHNWGPRFILFLSADDQARFGHQVQETLNRELPREYSGASVHRTGRQFPTAPAPVTTPEESCRFNTGFPTAPDSDRDWLAIPEHRLFEFTAGRIFHEPTPLISPLRDAFAYFPDMVWRKRLSFAWLQLSHCANISRTVARGNRVATHAFLCWALECCMRLGFLLNRRYAPFRKWLYHAFRELPRLPDGISGQMEEILQVDDLRTIESGLLGILDAFGRMANESDLILPQPLRIERPDSFLPFNFAGYMNAFHETLDGPLKQMNPSDGPMDLWGAIHLPLSTNLAEGIRWG, from the coding sequence ATGAAAGGACTTGAACTATCCGAGCGGTACTTCCTCGACTGCGGGTTGCCAATCCTCCAGACGCACTTTCCCCATCTGGTGGACAGGATGGCAGCGGGTCTCATTTCCTGCGGCAGTGAGGTCGCCGGGTTCGACGACGAAATCTCCCGAGACCACAACTGGGGACCCCGTTTCATTCTCTTCCTCAGCGCCGACGACCAAGCCAGATTCGGACATCAAGTCCAGGAAACACTCAACCGTGAACTGCCCAGGGAGTACTCGGGCGCATCCGTTCATCGAACTGGCCGCCAGTTCCCGACCGCCCCGGCGCCTGTAACAACCCCCGAAGAAAGCTGCCGTTTCAACACCGGCTTTCCGACCGCACCCGACAGCGACCGCGATTGGCTCGCGATCCCGGAACACCGTCTCTTCGAGTTCACAGCCGGCAGAATATTCCACGAGCCGACACCGCTGATCTCCCCGCTGCGAGACGCGTTCGCGTACTTCCCCGACATGGTGTGGCGCAAACGCCTTTCGTTCGCCTGGCTGCAGTTGTCCCACTGCGCCAACATATCGCGAACCGTGGCGCGAGGCAACCGGGTTGCCACGCATGCTTTTCTGTGCTGGGCTCTGGAGTGCTGCATGCGGCTGGGCTTCCTTCTGAACCGCAGGTATGCCCCATTCAGGAAATGGCTCTATCATGCGTTCAGGGAGCTTCCGCGTCTTCCGGATGGGATCAGCGGACAGATGGAGGAAATCCTGCAGGTCGACGACCTCCGCACCATCGAGTCCGGCCTTCTCGGCATTCTCGACGCCTTCGGCCGCATGGCAAACGAATCCGATCTGATCCTTCCGCAGCCGTTGCGGATCGAAAGACCCGACTCGTTCCTGCCGTTCAACTTCGCGGGCTACATGAATGCGTTCCACGAAACGTTGGACGGCCCCCTCAAGCAGATGAACCCCTCTGACGGCCCCATGGACCTCTGGGGAGCCATCCACCTCCCTCTCAGCACCAACCTGGCGGAAGGCATCCGGTGGGGATAG
- a CDS encoding ABC transporter ATP-binding protein, whose amino-acid sequence MEAERASYIWQFLRLFKPYKGLLILVLVIAIGNQAMVLAFPWLARWIVNEVVSGKSGLPMAERIGILKVAGGLMFAMAFGIGIASFARGNLLGKLLWEIIFELRQSLSWHLKKLSLSFYNRQQTGHLVSRLINDINQSSALVSQGAINLFLDMGFIVAAVVILWQINPRLTMLTLVVLPVYFVAFRKLNPQIREASRDVQSLMARMSGNVQERLYGISLIQTSMTEKREQELFTADNQEYTRKVLHRRNLNLLLRSVTVTVNQLGTGIIVVAGGYLALRGSMNSGDIVAFVLYIAQVYGPLGRLAEINIHIQQALGSLERIFDILQTTPEIKNSPEAVREVPGEGRLTFDDVRFAYGESAEVLRGIDLDVSPGTKVAVVGPSGAGKSTLVSLIPRLYDVSGGAIRIDGTDIREIHLKTLRRMIGIVQQEPFLFSISIRDNIAYSRPDATMEQIEEAARSANAHEFISRLPEGYETMLSERGGNLSVGQRQRICLARTMLEGPRILILDEATSSLDSESENLIQQAMERVMEGRTSVIIAHRLSTITSADLVVVLADGRIAEAGSHSELWERGGLYARLLDQQFGPLKTLLDKSQRGMGSGQERSRL is encoded by the coding sequence ATGGAAGCTGAACGCGCATCATATATCTGGCAGTTTTTACGGCTGTTCAAGCCGTACAAGGGGTTGTTGATCCTGGTTCTGGTGATTGCCATTGGTAATCAGGCGATGGTGCTGGCGTTTCCGTGGCTGGCCCGTTGGATCGTGAACGAGGTGGTCTCCGGAAAGTCGGGGCTGCCGATGGCGGAGCGGATCGGGATTCTGAAAGTTGCGGGCGGATTGATGTTCGCGATGGCGTTCGGGATCGGGATCGCCAGTTTTGCCCGGGGCAACCTACTGGGCAAGCTGCTGTGGGAGATCATTTTTGAGCTTCGTCAGAGTTTGAGCTGGCACCTGAAGAAGTTGAGTTTGTCGTTTTATAATCGTCAGCAGACGGGGCATCTGGTTTCGCGGCTGATCAACGACATCAACCAGAGCAGCGCGTTGGTGAGCCAGGGGGCGATCAATTTGTTTCTGGACATGGGGTTCATCGTCGCGGCGGTGGTGATTCTCTGGCAGATCAATCCTCGGCTGACGATGCTGACGCTGGTGGTGCTGCCGGTGTACTTCGTGGCGTTCCGGAAGCTGAATCCGCAGATCCGGGAGGCGAGCCGGGACGTTCAGAGCCTTATGGCCAGGATGAGCGGGAACGTTCAGGAGCGGCTTTATGGGATTTCGCTGATTCAGACGTCGATGACGGAGAAGCGGGAGCAGGAGCTGTTCACAGCCGATAACCAGGAATATACGCGGAAAGTGCTGCACCGCCGGAACCTGAACCTGCTGCTGCGGTCGGTGACGGTGACGGTGAACCAGTTGGGCACCGGGATCATCGTGGTGGCGGGAGGCTATCTGGCGCTGAGGGGGTCGATGAATTCTGGTGACATCGTGGCGTTTGTGTTGTACATCGCGCAGGTGTACGGGCCGCTGGGGCGGCTGGCGGAGATCAACATTCACATTCAGCAGGCGTTGGGGAGTCTGGAGCGGATTTTTGATATCCTGCAGACGACGCCGGAGATCAAGAACTCGCCGGAGGCGGTGCGGGAGGTTCCGGGCGAGGGGCGGCTGACGTTTGACGACGTGCGGTTTGCGTACGGTGAGAGCGCGGAGGTGCTTCGCGGGATCGATCTGGACGTATCTCCGGGCACGAAGGTGGCGGTGGTGGGTCCGAGTGGGGCGGGCAAGAGCACGCTGGTGAGTTTGATTCCGCGGCTTTACGATGTGAGCGGCGGTGCGATTCGGATTGACGGGACGGACATACGGGAGATTCACCTTAAGACGCTGCGGCGGATGATCGGGATCGTGCAGCAGGAGCCGTTTCTGTTCTCGATCAGCATTCGGGACAACATCGCGTACAGCCGACCGGACGCGACGATGGAACAGATCGAGGAGGCGGCGCGGTCGGCGAACGCGCATGAGTTTATCAGCCGGCTGCCGGAGGGGTACGAGACGATGCTCAGCGAGCGGGGCGGGAATCTGTCCGTGGGTCAGCGTCAGCGGATTTGTCTGGCGCGGACGATGCTGGAGGGGCCGCGGATTCTGATCCTCGATGAGGCGACGAGCAGTCTGGACAGCGAGTCGGAGAATTTGATTCAGCAGGCGATGGAGCGGGTGATGGAGGGGAGGACGTCGGTGATTATCGCGCACCGGCTTAGCACGATCACCAGCGCAGATCTCGTGGTGGTGTTGGCGGACGGACGGATCGCGGAGGCTGGGTCGCATTCGGAGTTGTGGGAGCGCGGCGGGTTGTACGCGCGGCTTTTGGATCAGCAGTTCGGGCCGCTTAAGACGCTGTTGGATAAGAGTCAGCGGGGGATGGGGAGCGGGCAGGAGAGGAGCAGGCTTTAG